AGCTGGCCGCCCTCGCCGGGCTTGGCGCCCTGGGCCATCTTGATCTGGATCTCGTCGGCGTTCACGAGGTACTCATTGGTCACGCCGAAGCGGCCCGAGGCCACCTGCTTGATCGCGCTGCGGCGCAGGTCGCCGTTCGGGTCGCGCTCGAAGCGCCTCGGGTCCTCGCCGCCCTCGCCGGTGTTGCTGCGGCCGCCGAGGCGGTTCATGGCGATGGCCAGGTTCTCGTGGGCCTCGCGGCTGATGGAGCCGAAGGACATGGCGCCGGTGCAGAAGCGCTTCACGATCTCCGACGCGGGCTCCACCTCGTCCAGCGGGACCGGGGTCCCCTTTTTGAACTTCAGCAGGCCGCGCGGCGTCGCCAGCGTCCGGTTGCGGTTGTTCACCTCCCCGGCGAACTCGTCGTAGGTGGCCGCGTCGCCGAGCTTCACGGAGTGCTGGAGCTTGGCGATGGTGACGGGGTTCCACTGGTGGAATTCGCCGCGCCGACGCCAGCGGTACTGGCCGCCCGTGTCCAGCTCGACGCCGCGGGCTGGGCTGTCCGGCCAGGCCATGGCGTGGCGAAGCAGGGTCTCGCGCGCGATCTCGGCGAAGCCGATGCCGCCGATGCGCGACGCCGTGCCGGTGAAGCAGGCGTCCATCACCTCCGGGCCGATGCCCACGGCCTCGAATATCTGCGCGCTGCGGTAGCTGTGCAGCGTGGAGATGCCGATTTTGGACATGGTCTTGAGCATGCCCTTCTCGACGGCCTTGACGAAATTCTTGCGGGCGTCGTCGGCCGAGACCTCGGTTACCACGCCGCGCGCCACCAGCTCGTCCAGGGTCTCAAAGGCCGTGTACGGGTTGACCGCGGCGGCACCGTAGCCGATGAGCAGGCAGAAGTGCATGACCTCGCGGGCCTCGCCGGTCTCGACGACCAGCCCGCAAAGGCTCCGCTTCTGGCGGCGCACCAGGTGCTGGTGCACGGCGCCGACGGCCAGCAGGCCCGGCGCGGCGGCCTGCTCCAGGCACAAACCCCGGTCGCTCAGGACGACCAGGGTGCAGCCCTCGTCCACCGCGCGCTCCGCCTCGGCGCACATGCGGTCGAGCGCCTCCTTGAGCGCGGCCTCGCCGCCCCGCGCCCCGAAGAGCGTGGAGACGGTCCGCGCGCGGAGGCCCGGCAGGTTCAGGGCCTTCAGCTCGGCGGTCTGGGCGTTTGTGAGCACCGGCGACGTCAGCCGGAGCTGGCGGCAGTCCTCCTCCGCCTCCGCCAGCAGGTTGCCCTCGCGGCCGATCGTCGTCTCGAGGGACATGACGATCTCCTCGCGGATCGGGTCAATCGGCGGGTTGGTCACCTGCGCGAAGAGCTGTTTGAAGTAGTTGAACAGAAGCTGCGGGCGCAGCGAGAGCACCGCCAGCGGCGCGTCGTTGCCCATGGAGCCCGTGGGCTCCTTGCCCGTCCGCGCCATGGGGGCCAGCAGGATTTCCATGTCCTCGCGGGAGTAGCCCAGCGCCACCTGCCGTTCCTTGAGCGGCGTCGGCTCGGCGGGGGCGGCCGACGCGGATTGGCCGGCCAGGGTGACGCGGTTCTTGTCCAGCCAGGCCCGGTAGGGGCGGCGGGACGCGAAGCTCTCCTTGATCTCCTCGTCGTTGACGATGCGGCCCTCGGCGGTGTCCACGAAGAACATCCGGCCGGGCTCGAGCCGCCCCTTCTTGACGATCTTCTCCTGCGGGATGTCGAGCACGCCCGCCTCGGAGGAGAGGACCACGCGGCCGTCGTCGGTCACCCAGTAGCGCGACGGGCGCAGGCCGTTGCGGTCGAGCACCGCGCCCACCCGCACGCCATCGGAGAAGATCATGGAGGCGGGGCCGTCCCACGGCTCCATCTTGCAGGACATGAACTCGTAGAAGGCCTTCCTGCGGTCGGGCATGGTCTCGTGGCCGGCCCAGGGCTCGGGCACCATCGTGGCCATGGCCATGCCGAGGGGCCAGCCGCCCCGCACCAGCACCTCAAAGGCGTTGTCGAAAATCGCCGAGTCGCTGTACCCCGGCGTCAGCACGGGCAGCACCTTCTTCACATCGTCCCCCAGCGCCGGGCTGGAGAAGTGGGCCTCGCGCGAGGCGAACATGTTGATGTTTCCGCGCAGCGTGTTGATCTCGCCGTTGTGCGCCAGGAAGCGGAAGGGCTGCGACAGGGGCCACGACGGCAGCGTGTTCGTGCTGTACCGCTGGTGCACCAGCGCGATGGCGCTCTGGAAGAGCGGGTCGCCCAGGTCGGGGTAGTAGCGGTCCATCACCGCGGGGAGCATGAGCCCCTTGTACACAATGGTCCGGGACGACAGGCTGCAAACGTAGTACTGGTCCATGCCGGGCAGGTCCATCGCCCGGATCGCCAGCGAGGCCGACTTGCGGATGACGAAGAGTTTGCGCTCGAAGGCGTCCCGGTCGAGGCCCGGCGCCGCGCCGATGAACACCTGCATGATCACCGGCTCGTTGCTCCGCGCCAGCCACCCGAGCACGCCGTTGTCGCGCGGCACGTCGCGCCAGCCCAGGAGCACCTGCCCCTCGTCCGCGATGGCCCGGTTGATCCGGGCGATGCACGCCTCGCGCGACGCCGCGTCCCGCGGCAGGAAGACCATGCCGGCGCCGTAGGCCCCGGGCTCCGGAAGGGCAAACCCCATCGCCTCCGCCTCGCGCTGGAACAGCGCGTGCGGGAGCTGCATCAGCATGCCGCAGCCGTCGCCCGTCTCCGGGTCGCACCCGCAGGCGCCCCGGTGCGTCAGGTTCACCAGGATGCGGTAGCCGTTCCGCACAATCTCATGGTCCGGATGCCCGTCCACGTTGCACAGGAACCCGATGCCGCACGCATCGCGCTCGTATTCGGGCAGGTTCAGTCCGCGGCTGGCGGCAATGTCGCGGTCCGTCGGGTAGGTGTACACGGTTGCTTATTCCTTTCGCCCGGCGCGCGCCGGACCGCCCGCTTGCGGTCCGCAACACGCGCCGGAAACACGGCTGCCGGATAAAACTTCCGCCCACCGAAATCCGTTCGATGGGCGTTTCTGCGGTCTCAGCATCCGAAAAATGCTTTCCGTACGGTATGATACGGCCTGGCCGTGCGAGAAATCAACTCCCATTTACCCCTGTTGGGTCCGTCATCTGCAAGTCATTGCCTTTC
This Candidatus Hydrogenedentota bacterium DNA region includes the following protein-coding sequences:
- a CDS encoding glutamate synthase subunit alpha encodes the protein MYTYPTDRDIAASRGLNLPEYERDACGIGFLCNVDGHPDHEIVRNGYRILVNLTHRGACGCDPETGDGCGMLMQLPHALFQREAEAMGFALPEPGAYGAGMVFLPRDAASREACIARINRAIADEGQVLLGWRDVPRDNGVLGWLARSNEPVIMQVFIGAAPGLDRDAFERKLFVIRKSASLAIRAMDLPGMDQYYVCSLSSRTIVYKGLMLPAVMDRYYPDLGDPLFQSAIALVHQRYSTNTLPSWPLSQPFRFLAHNGEINTLRGNINMFASREAHFSSPALGDDVKKVLPVLTPGYSDSAIFDNAFEVLVRGGWPLGMAMATMVPEPWAGHETMPDRRKAFYEFMSCKMEPWDGPASMIFSDGVRVGAVLDRNGLRPSRYWVTDDGRVVLSSEAGVLDIPQEKIVKKGRLEPGRMFFVDTAEGRIVNDEEIKESFASRRPYRAWLDKNRVTLAGQSASAAPAEPTPLKERQVALGYSREDMEILLAPMARTGKEPTGSMGNDAPLAVLSLRPQLLFNYFKQLFAQVTNPPIDPIREEIVMSLETTIGREGNLLAEAEEDCRQLRLTSPVLTNAQTAELKALNLPGLRARTVSTLFGARGGEAALKEALDRMCAEAERAVDEGCTLVVLSDRGLCLEQAAAPGLLAVGAVHQHLVRRQKRSLCGLVVETGEAREVMHFCLLIGYGAAAVNPYTAFETLDELVARGVVTEVSADDARKNFVKAVEKGMLKTMSKIGISTLHSYRSAQIFEAVGIGPEVMDACFTGTASRIGGIGFAEIARETLLRHAMAWPDSPARGVELDTGGQYRWRRRGEFHQWNPVTIAKLQHSVKLGDAATYDEFAGEVNNRNRTLATPRGLLKFKKGTPVPLDEVEPASEIVKRFCTGAMSFGSISREAHENLAIAMNRLGGRSNTGEGGEDPRRFERDPNGDLRRSAIKQVASGRFGVTNEYLVNADEIQIKMAQGAKPGEGGQL